One part of the Rhodococcus oxybenzonivorans genome encodes these proteins:
- a CDS encoding M23 family metallopeptidase yields MSRHRKIDPAPRALRRRHLRTVRGRLIAVPLAASALLVAGSTIASATTGDVAVGIAPTAAEAGVSLSMAPQVLRFPRTDLTDFTDELQQATQREVERIERARAEAERLAREAAERAAAEEAARRPGVVFPTDGTFTSGFGPRWGTNHNGIDIANSIGTPIKAVTNGTVIESGPASGFGQWVRLQQDDGTIGVYGHIDRSLVSVGQQVRAGDHIATMGNRGQSTGPHLHYEVWTANGAKIDPVGWFSSRGVSVPGHGG; encoded by the coding sequence TTGTCTCGACACCGGAAAATCGACCCAGCACCGCGCGCCCTACGACGCCGCCACCTGAGGACCGTTCGCGGCCGACTGATAGCAGTCCCGCTTGCCGCCAGTGCATTGCTCGTGGCCGGGAGCACGATCGCGTCCGCGACCACCGGCGATGTGGCCGTCGGCATCGCGCCTACCGCCGCGGAGGCGGGCGTGTCGCTCTCGATGGCACCCCAGGTCTTGCGGTTCCCGCGTACGGATCTCACCGACTTCACCGACGAGCTGCAGCAGGCGACCCAGCGTGAGGTCGAGCGGATCGAGCGGGCGAGGGCCGAGGCCGAGCGGCTTGCCCGCGAGGCTGCGGAACGGGCTGCCGCTGAGGAAGCCGCGCGTCGACCGGGTGTCGTCTTTCCGACCGACGGTACTTTCACGTCGGGCTTCGGCCCGCGGTGGGGCACGAACCACAACGGCATCGATATCGCCAACTCCATCGGCACCCCGATCAAGGCCGTCACCAACGGCACCGTGATCGAGTCGGGTCCGGCGTCGGGGTTCGGGCAGTGGGTCCGTCTGCAGCAGGACGACGGCACCATCGGCGTGTACGGCCACATCGACAGGTCGCTCGTATCGGTCGGGCAGCAGGTCCGCGCGGGCGATCACATCGCCACCATGGGCAACCGCGGTCAGTCGACCGGACCTCACCTGCACTACGAGGTTTGGACGGCCAACGGCGCCAAGATCGATCCTGTCGGCTGGTTCAGCTCGCGCGGAGTGTCCGTTCCCGGACACGGCGGCTGA
- a CDS encoding DUF2867 domain-containing protein, which produces MRLPKSAHTSQPWRIHEFTRDFRLEDVWALPTPGGPDDFPRLVQVITAFDPMRRGPWPMRLLFAIRFELGKVFGIDDQDAGSRVPAPTLADRLPDDLRASPAGPGSDTLPFTSLYQLDDEWALEAVNRTVHGILHVGWVPDEVGGFRGQMAILVKRNGKLGAAYMAAIKPFRHVIVYPLMLREFGRAWRASTERRHN; this is translated from the coding sequence ATGAGACTGCCGAAGAGCGCGCACACATCTCAGCCCTGGCGAATCCACGAATTCACCCGTGACTTCCGGCTCGAGGACGTGTGGGCTCTACCGACACCCGGTGGTCCGGACGACTTTCCCCGGCTGGTGCAGGTTATTACAGCCTTCGACCCGATGAGGCGCGGGCCGTGGCCGATGCGTCTGTTGTTCGCTATTCGCTTCGAGCTCGGCAAGGTGTTCGGGATTGACGATCAGGACGCCGGTTCACGTGTGCCCGCTCCCACTCTCGCCGATCGGTTGCCGGACGACCTGCGTGCGAGCCCGGCCGGCCCCGGCTCCGACACGCTGCCCTTCACCTCGCTGTACCAACTCGACGACGAGTGGGCGCTCGAAGCTGTCAATCGGACCGTGCACGGAATTCTCCATGTCGGCTGGGTGCCCGATGAGGTGGGCGGTTTTCGCGGCCAAATGGCCATTCTCGTGAAACGGAACGGGAAGCTCGGGGCCGCCTACATGGCAGCGATCAAGCCGTTCCGGCATGTGATCGTCTACCCCCTGATGCTGCGGGAGTTCGGACGGGCCTGGCGGGCAAGCACTGAGCGCCGACACAACTAA